DNA from Yamadazyma tenuis chromosome 5, complete sequence:
GGACTGGGGAATTGTACGGGGTGGGTCAGTATCCCACCTCTCACGAGACTATTCGAGCATTAGTATGGCTTAGTGTATGTATGAATAATCTTCTGTTCACattgtttttctttgtcTTGGCCACTAAATAGGATACTGTAAAAGGTATCAAATCACAGTATCGCAACCTTTCAAAGTGTTAGGAAATAGTCTGTAAGATGACGATATTTGAATTTTCAGATTACCATAGGCAATACCCTCAATTGAGAGGGCTACAAGGGACATTCTAAATACCTAAATACATGCTGTACATGCCGATATGCTTCGTGACCTGTTAACTCGAGTCTTACATCTGCATGTCGTGTTGATCTCCGATCACgtgatcaaaatcaaagcGTCGTCTTCCAAGGCATTGCTTATTATCCAACTACAATGACATCACACCTCCTTTCAGGCTTATCCCTGTGAAACTACCAAGGGATTATCACAAATTCCGTGAAAAAAGGATTTATCTCGGCAGATAAACTCGCAAATTCCGCAGCAATTCCGTCTTGGTGGAATTCCTTTTCTTTATACATTATTCCACTAATTTCAACAATCCCCCCTTTTACATCTGTGGTAAAGACTATGGAAAGTCCTCTAACTGAAGATGTGCTTAATGGCTCTCCATCGCTCAAAATCCCACTGGAAACTATTAATAAAGAAATTGCagagtttcttgattcATTGGAATCTCAACCCAAGTTTAATCCCAACATAAAATTTGATCCAAATGAGCATATTCTCTACAAGGATGAAGACTACGACACTTTCCGTAAGTTGACCTTGCAAGACTTAGGTATACACAAGACTCACGTGCCTCGAGTCTCGGACTTGGCTGTAACCGACCCCTTCCCATTGTTCACAAAAGAAGCTTGTGATATGATGAAATGGGAATCTTTCCAATTGAAATGTCTTGATAAATATGGAAGGCTTCCAAAACTCGCCAGAGGGTTCACCTCGTTGGATTTTCAGATATGTGGGTATATTAACCATGCTCCTTTCACAAAGGCAGCCTGGACCCATCCCAGAACTCAAGAGATTCTCAACAATATTGCtggaatcaacttgaaaatcatGTTTGACTATGAAATCGCCCATATAAatgcttctttgatcaacaaggatTTCCCTGTAGGCCAAAAAATGGGAGAAGAAGCGGATATGGCCACGATTTACGACTGGCACTATGACTCCAACTCGTTTGTCATCGTGTTGATGTTGTCTACAAACGATGATATGATTGGGGGAAAAACAGGTTTGATCGATGGAAATGAAAGGGTCATTAGTATCAGCGAACCAAAGGTCGGCTACGCTTGCCTTTTACAAGGAAGAGTTGTAAGGCATGTTGCTACCAAACCGGTGACGAACCACGAAAGAATTTCCTCCGTAGTTGGGTATATTCCAGAATCAGTAGAAATCACAGATACAACGGTGTTAACTTCGTTCAAGCCTTCAGTGCTCCCTCGTTCTATCCATGATGAATATTACCCGGCTTGGTGTGAATATCGGTTTTCCAGATTGGAGGAAATGTTAAAGCACAAGAAAGAAcagttgaagagaaaggaGGGCCATTTCGATCAAAAGGACGTAATTGCCTTCTGCAAACAACTCGAGGATTATGTACTAAAAACATACAACGAGTTTGAATTGTATGATAATCCTCCTTACCCTCCCAAAATATACTCTACTCCATATAACGATTTgtgataatgataataGTACATTGAATAAAATTACATAGATTATAAATAGGGTACGAAatccaagtttttcttATCTCCTCTCCAGCCAGCCTGAATCTGTCTATACGAGTTTTCCACAGTTGTGGCTCCAAAACTAATCATGGATTTAAAATACAATTGGATCCGTAGTCTATCAACCTTGTCGACACAGCACAAGCCACATTTCAACAAGGATGAATGGAGCATGAGCAATCTTCTATCGTGAAGAATGGGGTTCGCCTTGATGACAGCATCGAAATCAAAAGTGTCCAGGTTACTGAAATCAATACCATGGTAAAAGTGGCACATGTCCAATATTTTGTGAACCACGTCCTGGACCAATAGACTCTCAACCGGCAAATTAAAATACATAGGATCTGTTAACACAGTCAAGTATAGCCCCCTTAGGTGGATTTTATCACTAATATCAAACCAAGAGAACACAATGTCGTCTTTATATCCATAAGTTTCATAAGGAAGAAAGTTTATCCCATTTGTCTTGGGATGGTATGGACTTGTAGGCTCAATGAGCCCATTTTGAGAAGTGACACTGAGTTTCAATGCTTGTTCAGCCAAAGAAGCAatttccaacaagtcaTCTGAATCTGCTATTTTGAATGCACTGTTTTTGATCTTGAGggacaacttcaagaatcGAATAAATAGAAAAACAGTTGCAGAAGACTGGCCTAGAAAAACGTTATACCCGCTGGGTAATACAAGACCCAATTGTATGGCCAAGTTCCAATCATCTTTGTATAGAATTGGTAACAATATATCCTCTAAGAGCTCTTCCGTTTTGATAGAGCCACCTACAGGGTTTGTCATGGAGGCAATGATTTCGAATGATGCAAACCAAGTGGTAGCTATCAAGATAACTGGTGAGGATACCTTGCGAATGGACAAGTATTGTTTGAAAAGATTGTTAGCGCCCCGCAAATGGTCTCTCCAGGAGCCATTAGTGGCTGCAGCTGTTTGGGTAACAAACAATAAACTCGTTAAGATCAAGGGTTCAATGTAGTGTATCACATCATTGTTCTTGTCCATATGGTCAAAGGCGTCTTTTAACCccttcaaactcaagcTCACATAAAACCTCCGATAGTACTCGTCTGTGGGACTCTTGGTAGCCTCGTACTCAAAAGCAGCGGTGATTGAAAAAATGGCATTAAGAAGAAATGGGTATCTTTGAGCCTGATGAATAATGACCTTTTTAAAGAAATTCTTCAGCCCACTCACGGGGGAGAGGGGCATCAACCAGAGCGAGTACTTCTCGTAGAACAACCTCAAGTAGTTCTTATATCCATCCACCATGTCGTAGGCTACAATCAAATTTTGGATGGAATGGTCATTAAATAGATCTTCTGAAATCGACTTGAGAGGCAGtttgtcttcaaacaacGGAGTCCTGTagtccaccaagttctcAGGAATGTCATCCATTCGAACCTCGAGAAGATCTGTCAAGTCATGGGCAAATACCGATGCACTAGAGTATAAGGCGTGCTCATCATTACCAGTGGAATAACTTAGTATATCTCTACTTTTACTCACATCAGCTCCATTTTGGGAGTTGGGAGGTGATTGGGATCTTATGGGGTTTGTTCCTGATGGAAAAGAAAGTGAACTATCCGCAAAGTTTGAAAATCCATATTGTCCATCCACTGGTGGTTTTATGGTTGTCGATGATGAGACGGCTTTCCCATTAGAAGTGGATACTACCAGCGGTACTGATACCACTCTATAGCTTTCGAGACCACTCGAATCTCCCTTTGTGGACTCGTCGGGTGCTGCAGTCAGACTCTGGAACGAACATTCTTTTTTGGCCTTTGAACAGTTTTGGCAGATGGGTCTGAATTCATCACACTGTAAACCATCAGTTAATACGGGTATTCGACATGTCGAAAAGCAGTACACGTACCTTTATCTTCCTCCTCTTACACTCTTGACACCCAGCTCGGCTGTACTTCCGCTTTTTGATGGCCCTTTGCTGTTTTGGTTCAGTCATGTATTCTCTCACCTGAATCAATTTTCTCAAAATGTCGAGCATAGGCTTGATCTGCGATAAGCAGCGGAAGGAAAGAGAGTATCATTTTTACAGAGAGTACCAGCAAGGAAATCTGACTTTCAAGCTTTATTTGCATACTTAGCAGCATCAGCCTCAACCTGCCTGGCGAAGTCAATAGGCGGTAGCGCAACCTAAAACCCGGTCGTGTCCTTTTGCAACCGTCCCGATGAACTGAAATATGCGCACGTCGCGCAACCGAAATAAAGGCTGAGACGAGCTGGAATATTGAACACTCATACCAGATGGAGAACTTCGATAAGGGGAGCCATCTCAAAaagctcatcaacaaaatcaatggccAACCAGAGTCATACGGTCGCAAGGCTCAGTACATTTTTGGGAAGACTTTGGGAGCTGGATCTTTTGGAATTGTTAGATACGCCCGCAATCTTGACACTGGTGAAGAAGTAGCAGTTAAAATTATTTTAAAGAAAGCCTTGAAGGGACATGAAGACACAGTGCTTGCCGAGTTGGACTTATTACTGGAGTTGTCGCACCCCCACGTTGTGGGATTCAGAGACTGGTTTGAGTCTAAAGATAAGTTTTATATTGTTACACAATTGGCAACCGGGGGAGAAATGTTTGATCgaatcatcaaaaaggGGCGTTTCACCGAACACGATGCCTCGTTAGTAATTGTGCAAGTCTTAGAGGCTCTTCAGTATTTGCACCACAAGAACATTGTCCATAGAGACTTGAAGCCTGAAAATATTTTGTATTTGACCCCTGAGGACAACTCCAATATTGTATTGGCAGACTTTGGAATCGCCaaaaaacttcaaagtGCCGACGATAAGATTCATTCGTCGGCTGGTTCGTTTGGATATGCTGCTCCCGAAGTGGTTATGGGTCTTGGACATGGTAAACCCTGTGATATCTGGTCTTTGGGAGTTATAACCTATACTGTGTTATGTGGCTACTCGCCATTCCGGTCGGAGAACGTCCACGACTTCGTAGAAGAGGTCAAAAACAACAATGGGGTCGTATTTCACGCAGATTACTGG
Protein-coding regions in this window:
- a CDS encoding uncharacterized protein (EggNog:ENOG503NXDQ) encodes the protein MESPLTEDVLNGSPSLKIPSETINKEIAEFLDSLESQPKFNPNIKFDPNEHILYKDEDYDTFRKLTLQDLGIHKTHVPRVSDLAVTDPFPLFTKEACDMMKWESFQLKCLDKYGRLPKLARGFTSLDFQICGYINHAPFTKAAWTHPRTQEILNNIAGINLKIMFDYEIAHINASLINKDFPVGQKMGEEADMATIYDWHYDSNSFVIVLMLSTNDDMIGGKTGLIDGNERVISISEPKVGYACLLQGRVVRHVATKPVTNHERISSVVGYIPESVEITDTTVLTSFKPSVLPRSIHDEYYPAWCEYRFSRLEEMLKHKKEQLKRKEGHFDQKDVIAFCKQLEDYVLKTYNEFELYDNPPYPPKIYSTPYNDL
- the CMK2 gene encoding Calmodulin-dependent protein kinase cmk2 (EggNog:ENOG503NVBD; COG:T); translation: MENFDKGSHLKKLINKINGQPESYGRKAQYIFGKTLGAGSFGIVRYARNLDTGEEVAVKIILKKALKGHEDTVLAELDLLSELSHPHVVGFRDWFESKDKFYIVTQLATGGEMFDRIIKKGRFTEHDASLVIVQVLEALQYLHHKNIVHRDLKPENILYLTPEDNSNIVLADFGIAKKLQSADDKIHSSAGSFGYAAPEVVMGLGHGKPCDIWSLGVITYTVLCGYSPFRSENVHDFVEEVKNNNGVVFHADYWKSVSKDARRFIIKALQFNPDNRPTVDQLLNDPWLIDVAKEHKEMDLLPQIKAKFDGKSKFKQAIELVMLNNRVSKLKDIQTEDDDDPNEINIFGDEGSLVSEEAIKDAQKNTAHPLISWGKFKQALPDAEMSKSSLSKPMTEDSKLNSPERKKDLTQGAFVQLVHNKDRVSQFTDENRKRDDQ